A stretch of Anas acuta chromosome 3, bAnaAcu1.1, whole genome shotgun sequence DNA encodes these proteins:
- the ACYP2 gene encoding acylphosphatase-2 isoform X2, whose protein sequence is MSTLGKASGALKSVDYEVFGRVQGVCFRMYTEEEARKLGVVGWVKNTSQGTVTGQVQGPEDKVNAILWSWSLETCVFLKVLKRLWS, encoded by the exons ATGTCTACCCTGGGGAAGGCGTCGGGCGCGCTCAAGTCGGTGGATTACGAAGTGTTCGGGCGGGTGCAAG gTGTTTGTTTCAGGATG taCACAGAAGAGGAAGCTAGGAAGCTAGGAGTTGTTGGCTGGGTTAAAAATACCAGTCAAGGAACAGTAACAGGCCAAGTTCAAGGCCCAGAAGATAAAGTAAATGCAAT ACTGTGGAGCTGGAGCCTGGAAACTTGTGTTTTCCTCAAGGTACTGAAAAGACTCTGGTCCTGA
- the ACYP2 gene encoding acylphosphatase-2 isoform X3, with translation MSTLGKASGALKSVDYEVFGRVQGVCFRMYTEEEARKLGVVGWVKNTSQGTVTGQVQGPEDKVNAMCRCSCSVDAASYVLRLKPL, from the exons ATGTCTACCCTGGGGAAGGCGTCGGGCGCGCTCAAGTCGGTGGATTACGAAGTGTTCGGGCGGGTGCAAG gTGTTTGTTTCAGGATG taCACAGAAGAGGAAGCTAGGAAGCTAGGAGTTGTTGGCTGGGTTAAAAATACCAGTCAAGGAACAGTAACAGGCCAAGTTCAAGGCCCAGAAGATAAAGTAAATGCAAT GTGTCGCTGTTCGTGTTCTGTAGATGCTGCCAGCTATGTGCTTCGGTTGAAACCCCTCTAA